A segment of the Streptomyces sp. XD-27 genome:
TCCGCCCATCACCCACCACACGGAGAACGGGGTGAGGAGGACAAGGGGAACGGCGACGAAGAGCGCGTTGAAGACGATCGCACTTATTCCGGGACGCCGCAACGGAATTCGCCCGACGACGATCGTGCCGATGAATCCGCTGAGGCTGAACATGGCGATCACCAGGCCGTAGGCCGAGGGGCCGGTGAATTCCTCCTGAGTGATGACGGGCAGCAGCACCATGTGCGGCGCGACGACGAACATGGTCTGCACCGCGGTCATGAGGAGAACGGCCGACGTCCACCGAACGCGGCGTACCGCCGACAGCCCTTCGTGGGTCTCCCGGATGATGGAGGAACGGGTCGCCGACTTTTCCCTCGGCGGTTCGGTCACCGCGAGGACGCACACCAGACTCACCGCGAATGTCGCCGCGTTGACGGCGAAGGCCCACCGGGTACCGGCGGTGGCCACCAGGAGCCCGCCGAGCGCCGGTCCCACCACGGCTGCGGCGCTCTCCATGCCGCCTCGCCACGCATTCGCGCTGAGCAGCCGCTCGTCGGGGACGAGTGAGGGCACAAGCCCGCCATAGGCGGGGCGGAAGAATGCCTCACCGCTGCCCACCAGGAAGGTCATGACGGCCAGCGGAAGTGTTCCGGTGTCGAACGTTCCCAGCACCACCGCGGTGATGGCCGCAAGGCGGAATCCATCAGCGAGGATCATGGCTCTTCGCCGGGGCACACGGTCCGCCCACACACCGCCGACGAGCGCGAACAGGACCGTGGCGAGCATGCGGGCGCCGATCACCAGGCCGACATCGCCGGCATCGCCGCCGTTCTCGATCACCCGGAGAGACACGGCTACGTTGAACAGCTGGTCTCCCACCGCGCTGACTGCCTGCCCGGCCCAGAGATACCGGAAGTCGCGCAGTCCCATGGCGCTGTCGGCCAGGCGCCCGGTGAACAAGGTGTTCCGGTCAGGCATGCTCAGCCGATCGGAGTCGCCGACGCAGGATCGGTCAACTCCCCGTAGCCGAACCCGCAGCAGTCGCCCGTGATGTCCTCGTCCCGCACCAACTCGGGGTGCTCGTCACCGGTCAGCCGAAGGTTGTCCAGATCGATGGGTTCGGACTCGTCGTCGACAAAGAGCTCCGCGCCATCGGTGATGAGGTCGAGATGCACTTTCTCCTCGTAGCCGACCACGGAACGGTCCTGGTTGTGCTGTCCGAATCCGATGTGTACTCCGACGCGCCGTTCATTGATGTGCGAGTTGGCCGGGATGAACCGGTCGATGCCCGCATTCGTTCCGAATCCCAGCTCACCCACCCGGGTGCCGTGCGGCTGCTTGAAGCACAGCTCCACCAGCTGACGGACGTCGTCATCGGCGCCCGTGAAGCCCGTGGCGCGCCCGTCTGTGATGTCGACCGTCAGCGGGTGAGCCGCCAGCCGGGTGTCGATCCGGGTGATGACGTTGCAATTGAGCGCTCCGTCCGCCACCAGGCGGCCGTCGATCCTGGCGGGATACGTGGCGATCTCCCCTGCCGGGAGAATGGTGAAGCCGCCCGGCCGCCACACGCCGCGATTGCTGATCCAGTCGAATCGATCGGAGTCGAGGCGGATGCGGAGGTCGGTGCCGCCTCGGCTGCGGACCCTGACGCTGCGTGCCGTGGTCAGTCGCGTCAGTAGTGCGGCATTCCGGGCACTGAGTTCGTCCGGTCCGAGGTTGAGGGCCTTCTCGAAGAAATCTCGCGACGCACTGATGATGCGTACCACCATGCATCGGTCACCGCCGAACCGTTTCAGCACGTGGAGGAGCGGCGCGAAGTGAGACATTGTGTCTCTTTCGAGGGTGAAGATGACGAGCCGGCCGGTGAAAGAGTCGGCGTCCGGTACGGCGGAATTCAGCCGCTCGGCGAACTCGTAGTCCACGAGTGGCCGCATGCCTACGACCTGTGTGCTGAGTTTTCGCTGCTTCAGGCCGGCCACCAGCCAGGCGGCTGCCTCCCGGCTGTCCGGGGAGAAGGCGACGACGCAGTGGTCGCGGTCGGAGATGCCGACGTACCGGTCGAGGAGTGCATCGACTCCATCCCGCAGTTCGCGGCTGGACTGCACAACGGTCAAGACGTGCTCCCCCTGGCCTTTGGTCGTGTCCGCGGGAGTTCCAGCCGCGGTATCCGGTGCGACTGGAACTCCCAAGGACCCTGCCGGAACAATCAGGTTGCTACGAACCACGCCATGAGGGGGCCCTCTTCGCCACTCCCCACGGGCTCGAGGATCTGGTCCGATTCGGCCGCGGAAAGTTCCCGCAGCGCGTCCTCGACCAGCGATTCGTAGGTGGTTGCTTCAGCGGTGCCGGTTGTTGAGACGGGACTTTGCATCGTGACTCCTCTCAGCCAACAGCCTTCGCGTGATGCTATGCAGCATGTTCGCTTAGGGTCAACACGTCTTCCCGTTCAACTATCGTTTGTTTTACCTCACTTGGGGAATGCGCCGCGTCGGCTGCGCGCCTACCGCCCGAGAGGGCGGGTTTGTCAGGAACCGAGGGAGGTGAGCAGCCGTGCCACTTCCTCCGTGACCGCTTCGCGCGCGGGCTTGAAGCACGCACGCGAGTCCGTGAGAGCGGAATCCGCCTCCAGCATGTCCCGGACGACGCCCGTGAAGACCGTGGTCAGGCGCGAGGAAATATTGATCTTCGTCATGCCCGCGGCG
Coding sequences within it:
- a CDS encoding MFS transporter; this encodes MPDRNTLFTGRLADSAMGLRDFRYLWAGQAVSAVGDQLFNVAVSLRVIENGGDAGDVGLVIGARMLATVLFALVGGVWADRVPRRRAMILADGFRLAAITAVVLGTFDTGTLPLAVMTFLVGSGEAFFRPAYGGLVPSLVPDERLLSANAWRGGMESAAAVVGPALGGLLVATAGTRWAFAVNAATFAVSLVCVLAVTEPPREKSATRSSIIRETHEGLSAVRRVRWTSAVLLMTAVQTMFVVAPHMVLLPVITQEEFTGPSAYGLVIAMFSLSGFIGTIVVGRIPLRRPGISAIVFNALFVAVPLVLLTPFSVWWVMGGYMIAGLAMMPFNILLQTALQRQFPASLLGRVTSVDWLCSLALLPLGLACVGPLADALGRTTVLVVAAVVQLTASALVLTVPGVRDFHQDERSDIENSEVADGAGRSS